From Methanomassiliicoccales archaeon LGM-RCC1, one genomic window encodes:
- a CDS encoding RES domain-containing protein codes for MILDPANDLILWDQDKKGNSYKASRAAADFFLGKGGFDGILFRSVWDWRESERNAALLKPGSILEMVVAEECVKLNRSSFGAIVVNGTVELGQIRKKRGR; via the coding sequence ATGATATTGGATCCGGCCAATGATCTCATTCTATGGGATCAGGATAAAAAGGGCAATTCGTATAAAGCATCCCGCGCAGCTGCCGATTTCTTCCTTGGGAAAGGAGGTTTTGATGGTATTCTATTCAGGTCCGTATGGGATTGGAGGGAATCAGAGAGAAATGCCGCTCTTCTCAAGCCCGGTTCCATATTGGAAATGGTCGTAGCTGAAGAGTGTGTGAAATTGAATCGGTCATCATTCGGGGCAATTGTTGTTAATGGAACAGTGGAGCTAGGCCAGATAAGAAAGAAACGGGGCCGTTAA
- a CDS encoding ATP-binding protein, which produces MLIRFTLENYKCFKDSTTLNLKASPDRLHPHNLYVSEDGKTKLLRSASIYGSNASGKTTVLAALSLMKDFVMNSNMFDPALPLNHMPFAFDPACTSKPTSFEAEFIHGGIRYIYGFSYDSEKISEEHLFSYPNGKKKMAFVRDGQNYRFNSDVKIRTDISKRMDPKKLYASFASQFNDAECKAVHDWFSNGLITIVNYNVGSSLEMLFDTMNRDPDFKGYVLKALRIADFGITDLRDNMQLINVTPAAMAVRMHDYRAQHTVDGKDRLLPLAAESNGTIRFLAVIGPVISALMNGLTLSVDEMDMSFHTDLCKWIIGLFHDPEQNVKNAQLIFNTHDPELLDQTMVRRDQVWMTNKDANTSESTLNNLTEYRVRNDLDIRKAYINGSLGGTPFIESEMLI; this is translated from the coding sequence ATGTTGATTCGCTTTACCCTTGAGAACTACAAATGCTTCAAGGACAGCACCACGTTGAATCTCAAAGCCTCTCCGGACAGACTCCACCCGCACAACCTTTACGTCTCGGAAGACGGCAAGACGAAGCTGCTGAGGTCCGCCAGCATCTACGGTTCCAATGCATCCGGGAAGACGACCGTGCTCGCAGCACTATCCCTCATGAAGGATTTCGTCATGAACTCCAACATGTTCGACCCGGCCCTGCCTCTGAACCATATGCCTTTCGCTTTCGACCCGGCATGCACATCCAAGCCCACGTCGTTCGAGGCCGAGTTCATCCACGGGGGCATCCGCTACATCTATGGGTTCAGCTATGATTCAGAAAAAATAAGCGAGGAACATCTGTTCTCGTATCCGAACGGCAAGAAGAAGATGGCGTTCGTAAGAGACGGACAGAATTACAGGTTCAACTCCGATGTCAAGATCAGGACGGACATCTCCAAGAGGATGGATCCGAAGAAGCTCTACGCATCCTTCGCATCCCAGTTCAACGATGCTGAGTGCAAGGCCGTGCACGATTGGTTCTCCAACGGACTGATCACCATCGTCAACTACAATGTGGGCAGCTCTCTGGAGATGCTCTTCGACACCATGAACAGGGATCCGGACTTCAAAGGATACGTGCTGAAGGCGCTGAGGATAGCCGACTTCGGGATAACCGACCTCCGCGACAACATGCAGCTCATAAACGTGACACCGGCAGCGATGGCCGTGAGGATGCATGATTACAGGGCGCAGCACACGGTCGATGGGAAGGATCGGCTCCTTCCGCTCGCGGCGGAGTCGAACGGGACCATCCGCTTCCTTGCCGTCATCGGCCCTGTGATCAGCGCATTGATGAACGGTCTGACCTTGAGCGTTGACGAGATGGATATGAGCTTCCACACGGACCTTTGCAAATGGATAATCGGATTGTTCCATGATCCGGAACAGAACGTGAAAAACGCCCAGCTGATCTTCAATACCCATGATCCAGAGCTCCTTGACCAGACCATGGTCCGCAGGGACCAGGTCTGGATGACCAACAAGGATGCGAACACCTCCGAATCAACCCTGAACAATCTCACGGAGTACCGTGTACGCAACGACCTCGACATCCGCAAGGCGTACATCAACGGATCTCTCGGAGGAACACCCTTTATCGAATCGGAGATGCTGATTTGA
- a CDS encoding Fic family protein has product MKKIQKTPDLTPEDFKNAMGYIDDPEQISKIFQYNEAYYHWDELKYRVDEKDLRSTWALMKILRTNTSKRIQVCGLDLSYNLISSFQECLYHIDRDSAGPVSVENPGERTARRYVMMSFMEEAIASSQIEGAATTRQEAKRMLRAQRKPRDNSERMIFNNYEAMEHIKSTLDKKMDIELILEMHRAIAKGTLREGPQWEGRFREDDQTYVGSSDGEDLIFHIPPKYEQIPGMMEDLCEFINNEDEFIHPIVKGIIIHYLIGYIHPFVDGNGRLARSLFYWYAMKRGYWLMEYASISRVIRKSQTKYGLAYQYSETDDHDLTYFIKFNLKCIETAVDDLRKYIERKVAEQKNIVKMIESNPELNMYEMTVLKDYTKDPSPFSIREISNRYPISYQSARLYVRHLCELGYVRALSKNRKTVLYVVTDDIDWKSRL; this is encoded by the coding sequence GTGAAAAAAATACAGAAAACACCCGATCTCACTCCAGAGGATTTCAAAAATGCTATGGGATATATCGATGATCCTGAACAGATTTCAAAGATATTTCAGTACAATGAGGCCTACTATCATTGGGACGAGTTGAAATATAGGGTGGACGAGAAGGATCTGAGGAGCACGTGGGCCCTGATGAAAATCCTGCGTACCAACACCTCGAAGAGGATACAGGTATGTGGTCTGGATCTCAGCTACAATCTAATCTCTTCATTCCAGGAATGTCTTTATCATATCGATCGTGATTCTGCCGGTCCCGTGTCTGTTGAGAATCCGGGAGAGAGGACCGCAAGAAGATACGTCATGATGTCATTTATGGAGGAAGCGATCGCATCCAGTCAGATCGAGGGGGCCGCAACAACGAGGCAGGAAGCCAAAAGGATGCTTAGGGCGCAACGCAAACCTCGGGATAATAGCGAGAGAATGATCTTCAACAACTATGAAGCAATGGAGCACATAAAGAGCACATTGGACAAGAAGATGGATATAGAACTGATCCTAGAGATGCATAGAGCGATCGCCAAGGGGACTTTGCGCGAGGGACCGCAGTGGGAGGGGAGGTTCAGAGAGGATGATCAGACTTATGTCGGAAGCTCAGATGGGGAAGATTTGATTTTTCACATCCCGCCTAAGTATGAACAGATTCCTGGTATGATGGAAGATCTGTGTGAATTCATCAATAACGAGGATGAATTCATCCATCCGATAGTCAAAGGGATAATTATACACTATCTAATAGGGTATATTCATCCTTTTGTTGATGGTAATGGCCGCCTTGCCAGATCATTATTCTACTGGTATGCCATGAAAAGAGGGTATTGGCTGATGGAATACGCTTCCATATCCAGAGTGATAAGGAAGTCCCAAACCAAATACGGGTTGGCATATCAGTATTCCGAAACCGATGATCATGACCTCACATACTTCATAAAGTTCAATCTCAAATGTATAGAGACAGCTGTCGATGATCTGAGAAAGTACATTGAACGGAAGGTGGCGGAGCAGAAGAACATAGTGAAGATGATCGAGTCCAATCCTGAATTGAATATGTATGAGATGACCGTATTGAAGGATTATACCAAGGACCCCTCCCCTTTCAGCATAAGGGAGATCTCCAATAGATATCCGATATCGTATCAGTCTGCAAGACTGTATGTCAGACACCTTTGCGAATTGGGATATGTCAGAGCATTGTCTAAGAACAGGAAAACGGTGCTGTATGTCGTGACAGACGATATCGATTGGAAATCAAGATTGTGA
- a CDS encoding RloB family protein, with translation MSREQLPTVLIVTEGLTEKKYLSHLSRRNAGYLVRVVESPRKDPVSIVKFCIKEMSNRGLSPKDGDMVYCVIDVDFNKEIQLKKSIALARKNGISVVLSNPCFEVFLIFHFRDVLPIFASPDEAVEYLKGFIPDYTKNKDYWYLLEKDLDVALERVARELDEIPLVLGSKSTTNIGRLFDDIKKMNET, from the coding sequence TTGAGCAGGGAACAGCTTCCGACGGTGCTCATCGTCACCGAAGGGTTGACCGAGAAGAAGTACCTCTCCCATCTGTCCAGACGGAACGCAGGATACCTAGTCAGGGTGGTCGAATCCCCCAGGAAGGATCCGGTCAGTATTGTGAAGTTCTGCATCAAGGAGATGTCGAATCGGGGGCTGAGTCCGAAGGACGGCGATATGGTCTACTGCGTCATCGATGTAGACTTCAACAAGGAAATACAACTGAAGAAGTCCATTGCCCTGGCGAGGAAGAACGGCATCTCTGTCGTGCTCTCCAACCCTTGCTTCGAGGTATTCTTAATCTTCCATTTCAGAGATGTCCTGCCGATTTTCGCATCCCCCGATGAAGCAGTCGAATATCTCAAAGGATTCATCCCGGATTACACCAAAAATAAAGATTATTGGTATCTGTTAGAGAAAGACCTCGATGTCGCCCTGGAAAGAGTTGCGAGAGAATTGGACGAGATACCTCTCGTACTAGGTTCAAAGAGCACAACAAACATCGGCAGACTATTCGATGACATCAAAAAGATGAATGAGACCTAA